A single genomic interval of Helianthus annuus cultivar XRQ/B chromosome 13, HanXRQr2.0-SUNRISE, whole genome shotgun sequence harbors:
- the LOC110897764 gene encoding probable protein phosphatase 2C 76 isoform X1, translating to MVCSSYLKTVILQAGKYIQKVTRGLGQFASLRRSPKTISAVRFSSDRIFPSFRKMMVDTGAATNRGMATNNSPEKLDDGGYASGGWKSEDGKLSCGYSSFRGKRASMEDFYDVKTCKINGQTVCLFGIFDGHGGSRAAEYLKENLFKNLMNHPEFLTNTRLAISETYQQTDSDFLESGKDTFRDDGSTASTAVLVGNHLYVANVGDSRTVISKAGKAIPLSEDHKPNRSDERKRIENAGGVVMWAGTWRVGGVLAMSRAFGNRMLKQFVVAEPEIQELELDEEFELLVLASDGLWDVVPNEDAVSLALLEEEPESAARKLTETAFSRGSADNITCIVVRLYHELETKPQPETQTQSDTEMEPQAQIDPKTEPKTETEAETKTEAQTETEPEATSKAQTETEPEARTGPEGQTETVTKSGPTDG from the exons TTCTGCAGTAAGGTTTTCCTCTGATCGAATATTTCCATCCTTTCGGAAAATGATGGTGGATACTGGTGCAGCGACAAACCGTGGTATGGCTACGAACAATTCACCAGAGAAGCTTGATGATGGCGGCTATGCAAGTGGAGGTTGGAAGAG TGAAGACGGAAAATTGAGCTGTGGGTATTCAAGTTTCAGAGGTAAAAGAGCTAGCATGGAGGATTTCTATGACGTCAAGACATGCAAGATAAATGGGCAGACAGTCTGCCTATTTGGGATATTTGATG GTCATGGTGGTTCACGTGCAGCCGAGTATCTGAAGGAAAAtctttttaagaacctcatgaATCATCCTGAATTTTTGACAAACACCAGATTGGCCATAA GCGAGACTTATCAACAAACGGACTCAGATTTTTTGGAGTCTGGAAAGGATACATTCCGTGATGATGGTTCTACCGCTTCAACAGCAGTTTTGGTCGGTAATCATTTGTATGTTGCTAATGTTGGAGATTCTAGGACCGTCATATCAAAGGCAGGCAAAG CTATCCCTCTCTCTGAGGATCACAAACCAAATAGAAGTGATGAGAGGAAAAGAATTGAAAATGCTGGTGGAGTTGTGATGTGGGCAG GTACTTGGAGGGTTGGAGGTGTTTTAGCAATGTCACGTGCTTTTGGGAACCGTATGCTGAAGCAATTTGTTGTGGCGGAGCCTGAAATCCAg GAACTAGAACTTGACGAAGAGTTTGAATTGCTTGTTCTCGCAAGTGACGGTCTGTGGGATGTTGTACCTAACGAG GATGCTGTCTCACTAGCACTGTTGGAAGAAGAACCCGAGTCGGCTGCTAGAAAGTTGACCGAGACGGCTTTTAGCCGCGGAAGTGCTGATAATATCACCTGCATTGTAGTCAGGCTTTACCATGAGTTAGAAACTAAACCACAACCCGAAACCCAAACCCAGTCTGACACTGAAATGGAACCGCAAGCCCAGATCGATCCCAAAACCGAACCCAAAACAGAAACTGAGGCAGAAACCAAAACGGAAGCCCAAACTGAGACTGAACCAGAAGCTACAAGCAAAGCCCAAACCGAGACTGAACCAGAAGCTAGAACCGGACCCGAAGGCCAAACTGAAACAGTAACCAAGAGTGGTCCAACAGATGGGTGA
- the LOC110897764 gene encoding probable protein phosphatase 2C 76 isoform X2 has protein sequence MQQLSKDGDSASWEVYSESHERVGAVCEFKKKSEDDFCTTNRGMATNNSPEKLDDGGYASGGWKSEDGKLSCGYSSFRGKRASMEDFYDVKTCKINGQTVCLFGIFDGHGGSRAAEYLKENLFKNLMNHPEFLTNTRLAISETYQQTDSDFLESGKDTFRDDGSTASTAVLVGNHLYVANVGDSRTVISKAGKAIPLSEDHKPNRSDERKRIENAGGVVMWAGTWRVGGVLAMSRAFGNRMLKQFVVAEPEIQELELDEEFELLVLASDGLWDVVPNEDAVSLALLEEEPESAARKLTETAFSRGSADNITCIVVRLYHELETKPQPETQTQSDTEMEPQAQIDPKTEPKTETEAETKTEAQTETEPEATSKAQTETEPEARTGPEGQTETVTKSGPTDG, from the exons TTCTGCA CGACAAACCGTGGTATGGCTACGAACAATTCACCAGAGAAGCTTGATGATGGCGGCTATGCAAGTGGAGGTTGGAAGAG TGAAGACGGAAAATTGAGCTGTGGGTATTCAAGTTTCAGAGGTAAAAGAGCTAGCATGGAGGATTTCTATGACGTCAAGACATGCAAGATAAATGGGCAGACAGTCTGCCTATTTGGGATATTTGATG GTCATGGTGGTTCACGTGCAGCCGAGTATCTGAAGGAAAAtctttttaagaacctcatgaATCATCCTGAATTTTTGACAAACACCAGATTGGCCATAA GCGAGACTTATCAACAAACGGACTCAGATTTTTTGGAGTCTGGAAAGGATACATTCCGTGATGATGGTTCTACCGCTTCAACAGCAGTTTTGGTCGGTAATCATTTGTATGTTGCTAATGTTGGAGATTCTAGGACCGTCATATCAAAGGCAGGCAAAG CTATCCCTCTCTCTGAGGATCACAAACCAAATAGAAGTGATGAGAGGAAAAGAATTGAAAATGCTGGTGGAGTTGTGATGTGGGCAG GTACTTGGAGGGTTGGAGGTGTTTTAGCAATGTCACGTGCTTTTGGGAACCGTATGCTGAAGCAATTTGTTGTGGCGGAGCCTGAAATCCAg GAACTAGAACTTGACGAAGAGTTTGAATTGCTTGTTCTCGCAAGTGACGGTCTGTGGGATGTTGTACCTAACGAG GATGCTGTCTCACTAGCACTGTTGGAAGAAGAACCCGAGTCGGCTGCTAGAAAGTTGACCGAGACGGCTTTTAGCCGCGGAAGTGCTGATAATATCACCTGCATTGTAGTCAGGCTTTACCATGAGTTAGAAACTAAACCACAACCCGAAACCCAAACCCAGTCTGACACTGAAATGGAACCGCAAGCCCAGATCGATCCCAAAACCGAACCCAAAACAGAAACTGAGGCAGAAACCAAAACGGAAGCCCAAACTGAGACTGAACCAGAAGCTACAAGCAAAGCCCAAACCGAGACTGAACCAGAAGCTAGAACCGGACCCGAAGGCCAAACTGAAACAGTAACCAAGAGTGGTCCAACAGATGGGTGA
- the LOC118485446 gene encoding uncharacterized protein LOC118485446 yields the protein MECNKDEAIRAKTIAEKKLSNKDYAGSKKFVLKAQTLYPGLDGISQMLTTLDVYIASESKVGGEIDWYGVLGAKPNDDDETIKKHYRKLALMLHPDKNKSIGADGAFKLLSEAWGLLSDKSKRLAYNQKRNMTTRGFNVKVPTQSGGPPPAANGVHNFAKQAPTKPVVRPPPPPPPAVSRRNDTFWTICHACKMHYEYLNLYLNHTLLCPNCHQPFLAKEMPPPSNYKSTAPKTTAAAQNTGPSLVRVNTDPSTVSKAASVIQKVNDRLKREREEFYSGWPSKKRKSDDESQPSGVRIPYQMSTGNGVPAGTGSLYGASIKNSVNRTRELNYFELRNMLTKKARTEICRKLKEWESEEKMKENNVSQNSQTEDEQDGEQSAMNVPDPDFHEFDLDRTEDSFEDNQVWAAYDDDDGMPRFYALIHKVISRKPFKVKLSWLNSKTTAEFGSLSWLDCGFRKSLGEFRIGRHEVNKSLNSFSQKVEWKKSPRGSVLILPRKGQVWALYRNWSRDWNENTPDDVIHKYDMVQVLEDYNEEQGVPVSPLIKYVGFRTVFHAHTYETEVKVITKEEMFRFSHQVPKYVLTGSEAHNSPKGCLELDPAATPMDLILESTGKTNESSQQR from the coding sequence ATGGAATGCAATAAAGATGAGGCGATTAGGGCAAAAACAATCGCCGAGAAGAAATTATCTAATAAAGATTATGCGGGTTCGAAGAAATTTGTCTTGAAGGCCCAGACCCTATATCCCGGGCTCGATGGTATCTCTCAAATGCTAACTACTCTTGACGTGTATATCGCGTCAGAGAGTAAAGTAGGTGGAGAAATCGATTGGTACGGGGTTCTCGGTGCAAAACCTAACGATGACGATGAAACGATTAAGAAACATTACAGAAAGTTGGCTCTTATGTTACACCCTGATAAAAACAAATCGATAGGCGCAGATGGTGCGTTTAAACTTCTTTCGGAAGCATGGGGTTTGTTGTCTGATAAATCTAAAAGATTAGCTTATAACCAAAAGAGGAATATGACTACGAGAGGGTTTAATGTAAAAGTTCCGACTCAAAGTGGCGGCCCGCCACCAGCCGCTAACGGAGTCCACAATTTTGCAAAACAAGCCCCTACAAAGCCAGTTGTCCGCCCGCCGCCGCCACCTCCGCCAGCTGTTTCTCGTCGTAATGATACGTTTTGGACCATATGTCATGCATGCAAGATGCATTACGAGTATCTTAATTTATATCTCAATCATACCCTTCTTTGTCCCAATTGTCACCAGCCGTTTTTAGCGAAAGAAATGCCGCCACCTTCCAACTATAAGTCAACTGCTCCTAAAACCACTGCTGCAGCTCAAAACACTGGACCGTCGCTCGTGAGAGTTAATACAGACCCGTCTACTGTGTCAAAAGCTGCAAGTGTGATTCAGAAAGTTAACGACAGATTAAAAAGAGAACGTGAAGAATTCTATTCCGGGTGGCCGTCGAAAAAGAGAAAGTCAGATGACGAAAGTCAACCTTCTGGTGTTAGGATTCCGTATCAGATGTCAACGGGAAACGGTGTGCCAGCTGGCACAGGAAGTCTATACGGGGCTTCTATAAAGAATTCGGTAAATAGAACTAGAGAGTTGAATTATTTTGAACTTCGAAACATGTTGACGAAGAAGGCTAGAACTGAGATTTGTAGAAAACTAAAAGAATGGGAGTCTGaggaaaagatgaaagaaaacaACGTAAGTCAAAATAGTCAAACGGAAGACGAGCAGGATGGTGAACAATCAGCGATGAACGTTCCTGATCCCGATTTTCATGAGTTTGATCTCGATCGAACTGAAGATTCGTTTGAAGACAATCAAGTGTGGGCTGCTTATGACGATGATGATGGAATGCCGCGTTTCTACGCGTTAATCCATAAAGTTATTTCGAGAAAACCGTTTAAGGTGAAACTTAGTTGGCTAAACTCCAAAACCACCGCTGAATTTGGGTCATTAAGCTGGTTAGATTGCGGTTTCCGCAAGAGTTTAGGGGAGTTTAGAATCGGGAGGCATGAAGTCAACAAGTCTCTAAATTCATTTTCTCAAAAAGTCGAGTGGAAAAAATCGCCACGCGGGAGCGTATTAATTTTACCAAGAAAAGGGCAGGTGTGGGCCCTTTACAGAAACTGGTCCCGTGATTGGAACGAGAATACTCCAGATGATGTGATTCACAAATACGACATGGTACAAGTTCTTGAAGACTACAACGAAGAACAAGGAGTGCCCGTTAGCCCGCTTATCAAGTATGTGGGATTTCGGACTGTTTTTCATGCGCATACATACGAAACTGAAGTGAAAGTGATCACAAAAGAAGAAATGTTTCGATTCTCACATCAAGTCCCCAAGTACGTTCTGACGGGCTCAGAGGCCCATAATTCTCCAAAAGGTTGTCTTGAGCTTGATCCAGCAGCCACTCCAATGGATCTTATTCTCGAATCAACAGGAAAAACTAACGAGAGTTCACAgcagagatga